CGACCAGGGCACCATCGAGAACGCCAGTTATGCGCTGCGCGAGAAGCGGGCCCGTGGTCGCGCCACGCGCATCATTCGCCGCGATGCCAGCCGGCACACGCTGGAAGGCGCTTTCTACACCACCTGTCCGCCGGGCAAGCGGGACTGGGCGGTGCGCTCGTCCAAGGTCGATCTGGATTTTGACGCCGGCGAAGGCTCGGCGCGCAACGTGGTGCTGGACTTCAAGGGCATACCGATCCTGTACAGCCCGTATTTCAGCTTTCCGCTCTCCGACAAGCGCAAGTCCGGGTTTCTGGCGCCGAGCGCCGGCAATTCCGACGAAATCGGCTTCGAACTGCGGGCGCCGTACTACCTGAACCTGGCGCCCAACTACGACGCCACCATCACGCCCCGCTACATGAGCAAGCGCGGTCTGATGATGGAGGGCCTGGGGCGCTACCTGTTCACTGACGTGCAGGGCGAGATCGGCGGCAGTTTCCTGCCGTCCGACAAGGTTGCCGACCGCAACCGCAACGCCCTGTTCATGTCCCAGTCAGGTGCCTTCACGCCGCGCTGGACGCATTACCTCACCTACAACAGCGTGTCCGATGACGCCTATTTCGAGGACTTCGGCAAGGACATCAGCGATGTGAGCACCACCCACTTGCAGCGCCTGGCAAACACCACCTACAACGGTGACAACTGGCGGGTCATGGGGCAGGTCGAGACTTACCAGACGCTCAGCGGCACGCGACCGTACCGGCGCCTGCCGCAGCTGATGTTCAACACCTCCGGCGCCACGTTCGGCGGTCTGAACTACGCCCTGGACAGCGAGTACACCGCCTACGACCACCCGGACCTGGTCGATGGCACACGCCTGGACCTGTACCCCAGCATCAGCCTGCCGTGGGAGCGGGCGGCGTTTCGGATCGAGCCGCGGGTCGGCTTTCGCTACACGCAGTACCAGCTGAACGACCAGTTGCCGGGGCTGGACGATGCGCCGAGCCGCTCGGTGCCGATCGTCAGCCTGGACAGCGGGCTGTTTTTCGAGCGTGACCTCGACCTGTGGGGCGTGAGTGCCCAGCAGACGCTCGAACCGCGATTGTTCTATCTGTACATCCCGCAGCGGGACCAGGACGACATTCCCGTGTTCGACACCGGCGATACGGATTTCAGCTTCCAGTCGCTGTTTCGTACCAACCGCTTCTCCGGCCCGGATCGCCAGGGCGATGCCAACCAGGTCACCGCGGCGGTCACCAGCCGTTTTCTGAGCGCCACCAGCGGGGTCGAGATGCTGCGCGCGAGCCTCGGCCAGATTCGCTACCTGCGTGATCGCCAGGTCAGCCTGCGTCCCGGCCCGGCGCTGGACAGCCGCGAGTCGGCCATCGTCGCGGAGCTGTGGGCGCGCCTGACGCGAGCCCTGACCGCCCGTGGCGACCTTGAATGGGATCCGGACAGCGGCAGCACGCAGCGATCCGTGTTTGGTGTTTATTACCGGCCAAGCGGTGGCCTGTTGCTGAATGCGTCCTACCGCATGCGCCGCGAGCTGCCGGACCTGTCGGCACCGGGTCTTACCGACAGCCTGGAGCAGATCGACCTGTCGGGCGTCATTCCGCTGGGTCGGAACTGGCAGCTGGTGGGCCGGTCTTACTACTCGCTGCCGGAGTCCAAGGTCATCGAGAGCTTTGTCGGTTTGGGTTATGAGAGCTGCTGCTGGGGCGCGCGGGTGGTTACCCGGCGCTACATCCGCAATCTGAGCGGCGAGACCACCAGCGCCATCCTGTTCGAACTCGAACTGAAGGGCCTGACCAACATCGGCAACAAAGTGGAAAACCTGCTCACCGAAGGGGTGTTCGGCTACAACCGCAACGCCTACGGACTCTGATTGCGACCCTGTGGACAAGGCGCCCTGACGTGAAACGATTGCTCGCCGTGCTGTGCGCCGTTGTGTTGCCGTTGGCGGCACCGGCGGCCAACCTTGACCGCGTCGTTGCGGTAGTCAACAAGGACGTGATCGTTCAGAGCGAACTCGAGCGCGAGGTGCAGCGCATCCTGGCGGATTTGCGCAGTCGGGGCACGGCGACGCCGCCGCGGCGGGAGTTCGAGCGTCAGGTGCTCGAGCACCTGGTGGCGCGGCGCTTGCAGATGCAGCTGGCCGACCAGGCCGGCATCAACATCGGCGACGACGAACTGAACTTCACGCTGCAGAACATCGCGGCCCGCAACAACCTGTCGCTGGCCCAGATGCGCGAGGCAGTCGTCGCCGACGGCGGCAGCTTCGAGGATTTTCGTGACCAGATCCGCAGCGAGATGCGCATCACCCAGCTGCGCCAGAAGGAAGTCATTGCCCGCATCAACGTTTCCGATGCCGAGGTCGAGCGCTTCCTGGCCGAGGGTGGCGATACCGCCGCCGGCCGCTACCACCTGGCGCACATTCTGATCGCCCTGCCACCGGACCCGACGCCGGAGCAAGTGCGAAGCACCGAAGCCCAGGCACGGCAGGTGCATTCGGAGCTGATCGCGGGCGCCGATTTCGCCAGCACCGCGGTGGTGGTATCCAAGGGCCAGCAGGCGCTGGAAGGCGGCGATCTGGGCTGGCGCAATGCCGACGAGCTGCCGCCGCCGTTCGTCGCCGCGGTGCGCGATCTGTCGCCAGGCGGCATCAGCGACCTGATTCCGAGTGCCAACGGTTTCCACATCCTGAAGTTGCTGGAGTCCGATGCCGCCGGCGGCCGTCACGTGGTCGAGCAGACCCACGTCGAACACATCCTGGTCAAGGCCGAGGCAGGGCGCGAGGACGAGGCCCGGGCGCGCATCGAGTCCCTGCGCCAGCGCATTCTGGCCGGGGAGGATTTTCATGACCTGGCGCGAACCCATTCCGACGATCCGGGCTCGGCCGTCAAGGGCGGCGACCTGGGCTGGGTCAGCGCTGAAGAAGTGGTGCCGGCGTTCTCCAGCGCCATGCAGAACCTGCCCGAGGGTGAACTGAGCGAGCCGGTACAGTCCAACTTCGGTTTTCACTTGATCCGAGTGCTCGGCCGGCGCAGTCACGACGACACCGAAGCCTACCGGCGTGCCCATGCCCGCGACACCCTGCGTGCGCGCAAGGCGGAAGAAATGACCCAGGCCTGGGTCCAGCGCCTGCGCGACGAGGCCTACGTGGAGCTGCGCCTGTAGGAGCGCGCAATGATCCGTCTGGCGATCACGGTCGGCGAGCCGGCCGGCATCGGGCCGGATATCTGCCTTGAGCTGGCGCGCACGGCGCCGCCCGGTGACCTCGAACTGACCTTCGTCGGCGACGCCGGGCACCTGTTGGGCCGCGCGGCGGCGCTCGGCCAGGCGGTGCGCATCGAGCCCTTCGATCCGCACCAGCCGGCCGCTGCGGCTGCACCCGACACGCTGCGCGTCTGGCAAGTGGACCTGCCGCGCTCGCCGCCGCCCGGCCGGCCCGATCCGGCCAACGCCCTGGCGCTGCTGGAAGGTCTGGATCATGCCGTCGCCGGCTGCCTCGATGGGCGTTTCGATGCCATCGTGACCGCGCCGCTCGACAAGGGCGTGATCTGCGACGCCGGCATCCCGTTCAGCGGCCATACCGAATACCTGGCCGCCCGCACCGGCACCGCCCAGGTGGTGATGCTGCTGGTGGCAGGCACGCTGCGTGTGGCGCTGGCGACCACCCATCTGCCGCTGCGGCAGGTGCCGGACGCCCTCACCATCGACGGCCTGACCGGCACGCTGCGCATCCTGGATCACGACCTGCGCAGCCGTTTCGGCATCGCCCGCCCGCGCATCGCCGTGTGCGGCCTGAACCCCCACGCCGGCGAGCGCGGTCATCTGGGGCGCGAGGAAATCGACGTGATCGGACCGGCCATCGTGGCGGGCCAGGCGCTGGGCCTGGACCTGGCCGGTCCGTTGCCGGCCGACACGCTGTTCACGCCCGCGCGTCTGGCGCCGTTCGACGCCGTGCTGGCCATGTACCACGACCAGGGCCTGCCGGTGCTCAAGTACGCCGGCTTCGGGCAGGCGGTCAACGTGACGCTTGGCCTGCCGATCATCCGCAGCTCGGTCGACCACGGTACCGCCTACGATCTGGCCGGCAGCGGCAAGGCCGACGCCGGCAGCCTGCGCGCGGCCGTGACGCTGGCGGCCGAGCTGGTCAGGGCAGGGCGCTGATGCAGCCGGCCAGAAAGCGCTTCGGCCAGAACTTCCTGCACAGCCCGGGCGTGATTGCGCGCATCGTGGCCAGCCTGGCGCCGCGGCCGGGGCAGGCGCTGGTCGAAATCGGCCCCGGCCGCGGCGCGCTGACCGAGCCGGTGCTGGCCCTGGCCGGGGCGCTGCATGCCATCGAACTGGACCGGGACCTGGCCGCCGAGCTGCAGACGCGCTTTGCCGGTCGCGGCCTTGACCTGCTCGGTGCCGATGCGCTGCGCTTCGACTTTGCCAGCCTGGCGCCGCCCGGCGGGCGCCTGCGCGTGTTCGGCAACCTGCCGTACAACATCTCGACGCCGCTGCTGTTTCACCTGCTCGATCAACGGGCGGTCATCGGCGACATGCTGTTCATGCTGCAGCGCGAAGTGGTCGACCGCATGGCGGCCGCGCCGGGCGATCCGGACTACGGGCGCCTGTCGGTGATGATCCAGTACGCGTGCGAGGTCGAGGCGCTGTTCATCGTGCCGCCGGGGGCGTTCTGGCCGGCGCCCAAGGTGCAGTCGCGCATCGTGCTGCTGACGCCGTACCGGACCTTGCCGTATCCGGCCGCGGACGAAAGGCGCTTTGCCGAGGTCGTGCAGCGCGCCTTCGCGCAGCGCCGAAAGACCCTGCGCAACAGCCTGTCGGGC
This Immundisolibacter cernigliae DNA region includes the following protein-coding sequences:
- a CDS encoding LPS-assembly protein LptD; protein product: MLRATWAGLLAGILSAPAQAAVSQPSDAQCGSAFEFIGPDPAVAARAKASGQPIYVVAESSEAQPSGDILLSGQAAIVKGDRQLNADEVTFNRDSQAAVATGAVVFGDSRMMLEGSSLSYNIDADQGTIENASYALREKRARGRATRIIRRDASRHTLEGAFYTTCPPGKRDWAVRSSKVDLDFDAGEGSARNVVLDFKGIPILYSPYFSFPLSDKRKSGFLAPSAGNSDEIGFELRAPYYLNLAPNYDATITPRYMSKRGLMMEGLGRYLFTDVQGEIGGSFLPSDKVADRNRNALFMSQSGAFTPRWTHYLTYNSVSDDAYFEDFGKDISDVSTTHLQRLANTTYNGDNWRVMGQVETYQTLSGTRPYRRLPQLMFNTSGATFGGLNYALDSEYTAYDHPDLVDGTRLDLYPSISLPWERAAFRIEPRVGFRYTQYQLNDQLPGLDDAPSRSVPIVSLDSGLFFERDLDLWGVSAQQTLEPRLFYLYIPQRDQDDIPVFDTGDTDFSFQSLFRTNRFSGPDRQGDANQVTAAVTSRFLSATSGVEMLRASLGQIRYLRDRQVSLRPGPALDSRESAIVAELWARLTRALTARGDLEWDPDSGSTQRSVFGVYYRPSGGLLLNASYRMRRELPDLSAPGLTDSLEQIDLSGVIPLGRNWQLVGRSYYSLPESKVIESFVGLGYESCCWGARVVTRRYIRNLSGETTSAILFELELKGLTNIGNKVENLLTEGVFGYNRNAYGL
- a CDS encoding peptidylprolyl isomerase, whose amino-acid sequence is MKRLLAVLCAVVLPLAAPAANLDRVVAVVNKDVIVQSELEREVQRILADLRSRGTATPPRREFERQVLEHLVARRLQMQLADQAGINIGDDELNFTLQNIAARNNLSLAQMREAVVADGGSFEDFRDQIRSEMRITQLRQKEVIARINVSDAEVERFLAEGGDTAAGRYHLAHILIALPPDPTPEQVRSTEAQARQVHSELIAGADFASTAVVVSKGQQALEGGDLGWRNADELPPPFVAAVRDLSPGGISDLIPSANGFHILKLLESDAAGGRHVVEQTHVEHILVKAEAGREDEARARIESLRQRILAGEDFHDLARTHSDDPGSAVKGGDLGWVSAEEVVPAFSSAMQNLPEGELSEPVQSNFGFHLIRVLGRRSHDDTEAYRRAHARDTLRARKAEEMTQAWVQRLRDEAYVELRL
- the pdxA gene encoding 4-hydroxythreonine-4-phosphate dehydrogenase PdxA, with translation MIRLAITVGEPAGIGPDICLELARTAPPGDLELTFVGDAGHLLGRAAALGQAVRIEPFDPHQPAAAAAPDTLRVWQVDLPRSPPPGRPDPANALALLEGLDHAVAGCLDGRFDAIVTAPLDKGVICDAGIPFSGHTEYLAARTGTAQVVMLLVAGTLRVALATTHLPLRQVPDALTIDGLTGTLRILDHDLRSRFGIARPRIAVCGLNPHAGERGHLGREEIDVIGPAIVAGQALGLDLAGPLPADTLFTPARLAPFDAVLAMYHDQGLPVLKYAGFGQAVNVTLGLPIIRSSVDHGTAYDLAGSGKADAGSLRAAVTLAAELVRAGR
- the rsmA gene encoding 16S rRNA (adenine(1518)-N(6)/adenine(1519)-N(6))-dimethyltransferase RsmA, whose translation is MQPARKRFGQNFLHSPGVIARIVASLAPRPGQALVEIGPGRGALTEPVLALAGALHAIELDRDLAAELQTRFAGRGLDLLGADALRFDFASLAPPGGRLRVFGNLPYNISTPLLFHLLDQRAVIGDMLFMLQREVVDRMAAAPGDPDYGRLSVMIQYACEVEALFIVPPGAFWPAPKVQSRIVLLTPYRTLPYPAADERRFAEVVQRAFAQRRKTLRNSLSGVVTEAQFAAAGIEPGLRPEVLSVAQFVRLADA